A single region of the Lycium barbarum isolate Lr01 chromosome 2, ASM1917538v2, whole genome shotgun sequence genome encodes:
- the LOC132628186 gene encoding uncharacterized protein LOC132628186 produces MPNQMTTNHVRSTSLPTATHPLIVNAEQQLQRLKSSEGTSTSSNSTICQKLDGLKKLYDCVDGVLKLPITQQVHEKHAKLLEQVSDVSLNVLDTCSITKDAFSQMKESVQLLESSLRRARGGESNLSTQVDAYMASNKKLNKVICKCFKDLKQKENNQSIVIEDSDFTSLISLVKGVEGFSLIVLESTLSFISHPKMRSSRASSWSLVKMLKPKRVSCEGIDISEVEKIHMELLLLRNEKIDQSQILSALKKLQAFESSIQQVEESLGAIFRLLLKNRVSILNILSTN; encoded by the coding sequence ATGCCAAATCAAATGACGACAAATCATGTTCGTTCCACGAGCTTGCCTACAGCAACTCATCCTCTCATTGTGAATGCAGAGCAGCAGTTGCAACGGTTAAAGTCATCGGAAGGAACTTCCACATCTTCTAACTCGACGATATGCCAAAAATTGGATGGGCTCAAGAAATTATACGATTGTGTTGATGGTGTTCTCAAGTTGCCAATTACTCAACAGGTTCATGAAAAACATGCCAAATTACTTGAACAAGTATCTGATGTGTCCCTTAATGTTTTGGATACTTGTAGCATCACTAAAGATGCTTTCTCACAGATGAAAGAAAGTGTTCAACTACTCGAGTCATCTCTTCGAAGAGCTAGAGGTGGAGAATCTAACTTATCCACTCAAGTTGATGCATACATGGCATCTAACAAGAAATTGAACAAAGTGATTTGCAAATGTTTCAAAGATTTGAAGCAGAAAGAAAATAACCAGTCAATAGTAATAGAAGATTCTGACTTTACATCATTGATTAGCCTAGTGAAAGGAGTTGAAGGTTTTAGTCTTATAGTGTTGGAATCAACTCTATCTTTTATCTCCCATCCAAAGATGAGATCATCAAGGGCAAGTAGTTGGTCTTTGGTCAAGATGTTGAAGCCAAAGAGAGTTTCATGTGAAGGAATTGATATATCTGAAGTAGAGAAGATACACATGGAGTTACTTCTTCTGAGAAACGAGAAGATAGATCAATCACAGATACTAAGTGCACTTAAAAAATTGCAGGCATTTGAGTCGAGCATTCAACAAGTAGAGGAGAGTCTTGGAGCTATCTTTAGGCTTCTCTTGAAAAACCGAGTTTCCATTCTCAACATTCTCAGCACTAATTAG
- the LOC132624006 gene encoding uncharacterized protein LOC132624006, translating into MALPNFDALRDLHDSANDLLHSPVIKREIAHHGQEKWVHEVSETSLRMLEVCATTNDVLLLVKDHIHDLKSTFRRISFGDNKFSVSYHGQRKKLKKEILKRLHSLKGITSSKLSLGSNSKNNLMVVVHVLREVKLAMMSIVESLMSLMSVPSPNNKKLNNGYSFRSKLMRVNSFSSWEKCDAMTLQCVNKRLEAVEFVIEDLEGELECIIRRLIRTRVSLLNILTY; encoded by the coding sequence ATGGCACTACCAAATTTTGATGCACTAAGAGACTTGCACGACTCAGCCAACGACTTGCTTCACTCACCAGTAATCAAACGAGAAATCGCACACCACGGACAAGAAAAATGGGTCCATGAAGTTTCTGAAACATCGTTAAGGATGCTCGAAGTTTGTGCTACCACAAACGATGTTCTTTTGCTAGTCAAAGATCATATCCACGACCTCAAGTCAACGTTCAGAAGAATCAGCTTTGGCGATAATAAATTTTCAGTATCGTACCACGGTCAACGGAAGAAGTTGAAGAAAGAGATATTAAAGCGCTTGCACTCCTTAAAGGGAATAACAAGTTCGAAATTATCATTGGGCTCGAACAGTAAAAATAATTTAATGGTAGTTGTGCATGTGCTAAGGGAAGTGAAATTGGCCATGATGTCAATTGTGGAGTCATTGATGTCACTTATGTCAGTGCCAAGTCCGAATAACAAGAAATTAAATAATGGGTATTCTTTTAGATCAAAATTAATGAGAGTGAATAGTTTTAGTTCATGGGAAAAATGTGATGCCATGACCCTGCAATGTGTGAATAAAAGATTGGAAGCAGTGGAATTCGTCATTGAAGATCTTGAAGGAGAATTAGAATGTATTATTCGGCGGCTTATTCGGACAAGAGTTTCGCTTCTGAATATACTCACCTATTAA
- the LOC132629169 gene encoding uncharacterized protein LOC132629169, translating to MENQMTTNHVRSTSLPTATHPLILSAEEQLRRLKSSEGTSTSSNSTICQKLDGLRKLYDRVDDVLKLPISQQVHEKHVKLLEQVSDVSLTVLDTCNIIKDAFSQIKESVKLLESSLRRGRSGESKLSIQVDAYMASNKKLNKVICKCLRDLKQKENNQTMIIEDSDFASLISLIKGVENISLTVLESALSFISHPNMRSKASSWCLVKMLKPKRVSCEGIDISEVEKIHMELFLLRNEKIDQSQMLSALKKLQAFESSIQELEDGLGVIV from the coding sequence ATGGAAAATCAAATGACCACAAATCATGTTCGTTCAACGAGCTTGCCTACTGCAACTCATCCTCTTATTTTGAGTGCAGAGGAGCAGTTGCGAAGGTTAAAGTCATCCGAAGGAACTTCCACATCTTCTAACTCGACGATATGCCAAAAATTAGATGGACTCAGAAAATTGTACGATCGTGTTGATGATGTCCTCAAGTTGCCAATTAGCCAACAAGTTCATGAAAAACATGTCAAATTGCTAGAACAAGTATCTGATGTGTCTCTCACTGTTTTGGATACTTGTAATATCATTAAAGATGCTTTCTCACAGATTAAAGAAAGTGTTAAACTACTTGAGTCATCTCTTCGAAGAGGCAGAAGTGGAGAATCTAAGTTATCCATTCAAGTTGATGCATACATGGCGTCCAATAAGAAATTGAACAAAGTGATTTGCAAATGTCTCAGAGATTTGAAGCAGAAAGAAAACAATCAGACAATGATAATAGAAGACTCTGACTTTGCATCATTGATTAGCTTAATAAAAGGAGTTGAAAATATTAGTCTTACAGTGTTGGAGTCAGCCCTATCTTTTATTTCTCATCCAAATATGAGATCAAAGGCAAGTAGTTGGTGTTTGGTCAAAATGTTGAAGCCTAAGAGAGTCTCATGTGAAGGAATTGATATCTCTGAAGTAGAAAAGATACACATGGAGTTATTTCTCCTACGAAATGAGAAGATCGATCAATCACAGATGCTAAGTGCACTTAAAAAACTGCAGGCATTTGAGTCGAGCATTCAAGAACTAGAGGATGGTTTAggagttattgtc
- the LOC132628184 gene encoding NADH dehydrogenase [ubiquinone] 1 beta subcomplex subunit 2, with translation MGGGHGVTYKGITIHQPKRWHSVTGKGLCAVMWFWILYRAKKDGPVVLGMRHPWEGHGHGHDH, from the exons ATGGGAGGTGGACATGGCGTGACGTACAAAGGCATAACTATACATCAACCTAAGCGTTGGCACTCTGTCACCGGAAAAGGCTTGTGTGCCGTCATGTG GTTTTGGATTCTTTACCGAGCCAAGAAAGATGGTCCTGTAGTGTTG GGCATGAGGCATCCCTGGGAAGGCCATGGCCATGGTCATGACCATTAG
- the LOC132629168 gene encoding uncharacterized protein LOC132629168, which yields MENLKITNHVRSSTLPTATHPLIASAEENLRRLKSSEGTSISSHATICQRLDGLGKLYECIDNFLRFPLSEQVLSHEKHAKSLEQVSNGSLKVLDTCNIIKDTFSQMKENVQLLESSLRRKRSGESNLSNEIDTYVASNKKLNKVIYRCFQALKNTEKSNIIEIEDAEFTTLISLIEGVEDISITVLESTLSFIFHPKMRSKAGGLSLISKLLKPKRVSCEVVDISEFEKIDIELLLLQSKQTDHSQIQSVLKRLGTFESRIQELEYRIGSIFRHLIKTRVSLLNILNH from the coding sequence ATGGAAAATCTAAAAATCACAAACCATGTTCGTTCCTCGACTTTGCCTACAGCAACTCATCCTCTTATTGCAAGTGCAGAGGAAAATCTGCGAAGATTGAAGTCGTCTGAAGGCACTTCCATATCTTCACATGCAACAATATGCCAAAGATTGGATGGTCTCGGAAAATtgtatgaatgtattgataattTCCTCCGTTTTCCACTTAGTGAACAAGTCCTCTCCCATGAGAAACATGCCAAATCGCTAGAACAAGTCTCTAACGGATCTCTCAAGGTTCTAGATACTTGCAATATCATTAAAGACACTTTCTCACAGATGAAAGAAAATGTTCAACTGCTAGAGTCATCTCTCCGGAGAAAAAGGAGTGGAGAATCGAACTTATCCAATGAAATTGATACATACGTGGCATCCAATAAGAAACTAAACAAAGTAATCTATAGATGTTTCCAAGCTTTGAAGAACACAGAAAAGAGTAACATAATTGAAATAGAAGACGCTGAGTTCACAACATTGATTAGTctaattgaaggagttgaagataTTAGTATTACAGTGTTGGAATCAACTCTATCTTTCATTTTCCATCCAAAAATGAGATCAAAGGCAGGTGGTTTGTCTTTGATCTCCAAGTTATTGAAGCCAAAGAGAGTCTCATGTGAAGTAGTTGATATTTCAGAATTTGAGAAGATAGACATTGAGTTGCTTCTTCTTCAAAGCAAACAGACAGATCATTCACAAATTCAAAGTGTACTTAAAAGACTCGGGACATTTGAATCACGCATTCAAGAACTGGAGTACAGAATAGGATCCATCTTTAGGCACCTCATAAAAACTAGAGTTTCCCTCCTCAATATTCTCAATCACTAA
- the LOC132623997 gene encoding auxin-responsive protein SAUR36 — protein MKSPSKKLSNIIAKWRKRKKGQFVVYTKEGKRFVVPLYYLNHPIFKVLLEMAEEEYGSTVNGPLQVPCENELMEYILCLLRTKPDAEIGEALSSIDTCRATHASSNFSPFQCGSLVESVS, from the coding sequence ATGAAGAGTCCTTCCAAGAAGTTAAGCAACATTATAGCCAagtggagaaaaagaaagaaaggtcaatttGTTGTGTATACAAAGGAAGGCAAGAGATTTGTTGTGCCATTGTACTATCTAAATCATCCTATTTTCAAAGTTCTACTTGAAATGGCTGAAGAAGAGTATGGTTCAACTGTGAATGGCCCTTTGCAAGTTCCTTGTGAGAATGAACTGATGGAATATATTCTTTGTTTGTTGAGAACAAAACCTGATGCTGAAATAGGGGAAGCTCTTTCCTCTATTGATACATGTAGAGCAACACATGCTTCCTCTAATTTCTCCCCTTTTCAATGTGGTAGTCTAGTTGAAAGCGTGTCATGA
- the LOC132628187 gene encoding ATP-dependent zinc metalloprotease FTSH, chloroplastic, with protein MANSLLSSNFLGSQIFVSPPTPKTTKKYFHFQSKRKCIVNKKPNSDNNFKNIPSQAALAALLFSSITPQQALALDNTTPIAPPQVIQAEAQKPTSPFSPNLILNAPKTQTQPNPDIPDGSQWRYSEFLNAVKKGKVERVRFSKDGSTLQLTAIDGRRANVTVPNDPDLIDILAMNGVDISVSEGEAGNGLFSVIGNLLFPIIAFAGLFFLFRRSQGGPGGPGGLGGPMDFGRSKSKFQEVPETGVTFADVAGADQAKLELQEVVDFLKNPDKYTALGAKIPKGCLLVGPPGTGKTLLARAVAGEAGVPFFSCAASEFVELFVGVGASRVRDLFEKAKSKAPCIVFIDEIDAVGRQRGAGLGGGNDEREQTINQLLTEMDGFSGNSGVIVLAATNRPDVLDSALLRPGRFDRQVTVDRPDVAGRVRILQVHSRGKALAKDVDFDKIARRTPGFTGADLQNLMNEAAILAARRDLKEISKDEISDALERIIAGPEKKNAVVSEEKKKLVAYHEAGHALVGALMPEYDPVAKISIIPRGQAGGLTFFAPSEERLESGLYSRSYLENQMAVALGGRVAEEVIFGQDNVTTGASNDFMQVSRVARQMVERLGFSKKIGQVAIGGGGGNPFLGQSMSSQKDYSMATADVVDAEVRELVEKAYERATQIITTHIDILHKLAQLLIEKETVDGEEFMSLFIDGKAELYIS; from the exons ATGGCAAATTCTCTGCTCTCTTCCAACTTCTTGGGTTCTCAAATCTTTGTCTCTCCTCCAACACCTAAAACCACAAAAAAATATTTCCATTTTCAGTCCAAAAGAAAGTGTATAGTCAACAAAAAACCCAATTCAGATAATAATTTCAAGAACATCCCTTCACAAGCTGCTTTAGCTGCTTTACTCTTTTCTTCAATCACTCCACAACAGGCTTTGGCTCTTGATAATACAACCCCAATAGCACCACCACAAGTAATTCAAGCTGAAGCACAAAAACCAACATCACCCTTTTCTCCAAATCTAATCTTGAATGCTCCAAAGACCCAAACACAGCCTAATCCTGACATTCCAGATGGTTCTCAATGGAGATACAGTGAATTCTTGAATGCTGTTAAAAAGGGTAAAGTTGAAAGGGTTAGATTTAGTAAAGATGGAAGTACCCTTCAACTTACAGCAATTGATGGACGTAGAGCTAATGTAACTGTGCCTAATGACCCTGATTTAATCGACATTTTAGCTATGAATGGTGTTGATATTTCAGTTTCTGAAGGTGAAGCTGGTAATGGGCTGTTTAGTGTTATTGGGAATTTGTTGTTTCCAATTATTGCTTTCGCTGGGCTGTTCTTTCTTTTCAGGAGGTCTCAGGGCGGGCCTGGAGGGCCCGGTGGGCTGGGCGGGCCGATGGATTTCGGCCGGTCCAAGTCCAAGTTTCAGGAAGTTCCTGAAACTGGAGTGACTTTTGCTGATGTTGCTGGTGCTGATCAAGCTAAACTGGAGTTACAAGAagtggttgatttcttgaaaaatcCTGATAAGTATACTGCTTTAGGTGCTAAGATACCAAAAGGGTGTCTTTTGGTAGGTCCACCAG GTACTGGGAAGACCCTTTTGGCTAGAGCAGTAGCTGGTGAGGCTGGTGTACCATTTTTCTCTTGTGCAGCAtcagagtttgttgagttgttTGTTGGTGTGGGAGCTTCAAGAGTGAGGGATTTGTTCGAGAAGGCGAAATCGAAAGCGCCTtgcattgtgtttattgatgagaTTGATGCTGTGGGAAGGCAGAGAGGTGCTGGACTTGGAGGTGGAAATGATGAGAGAGAGCAAACTATTAATCAGCTCTTGACTGAAATGGATGGGTTTTCTGGAAATTCTGGTGTCATTGTTTTGGCTGCAACTAACAGGCCTGATGTTCTTGATTCTGCATTGTTGAGACCTGGGAGGTTTGATCGACAAGTGACTGTTGACAGACCTGATGTTGCTGGTAGAGTCAGGATTCTTCAG GTGCATTCTAGAGGAAAGGCCCTTGCAAAGGATGTCGACTTTGATAAGATTGCCAGGAGAACACCAGGTTTCACTGGTGCAGATTTGCAAAACTTGATGAATGAAGCAGCCATCCTTGCAGCTAGGCGTGACCTAAAGGAAATAAGTAAAGATGAGATATCCGATGCTCTGGAGAGGATCATTGCTGGCCCAGAGAAGAAAAATGCTGTTGTCTCGGAAGAGAAGAAGAAGCTGGTAGCTTATCATG AGGCTGGCCATGCCTTGGTTGGTGCACTTATGCCCGAGTATGATCCTGTTGCAAAGATATCCATAATTCCTCGGGGCCAAGCCGGTGGTCTCACCTTCTTTGCCCCCAGTGAAGAAAGACTTGAGTCGGGGCTGTACAGCAGGAGCTACCTGGAGAATCAAATGGCAGTTGCTCTTGGTGGAAG GGTTGCTGAGGAGGTTATTTTTGGACAAGACAACGTAACAACCGGGGCATCTAACGATTTCATGCAAGTTTCACGAGTGGCAAGGCAAATGGTTGAGAGATTAGGTTTCAGCAAAAAGATAGGCCAAGTTGCCATTGGAGGGGGTGGAGGAAACCCTTTCCTAGGTCAATCG ATGTCATCCCAGAAAGACTACTCCATGGCGACAGCCGATGTGGTTGATGCTGAAGTAAGGGAATTGGTTGAAAAAGCATATGAAAGAGCTACACAAATCATCACAACTCACATCGACATCCTACACAAGCTTGCTCAGTTGCTGATAGAGAAAGAAACTGTTGATGGTGAAGAGTTCATGAGCCTTTTCATTGATGGCAAGGCCGAGCTATACATATCTTAA